The Medicago truncatula cultivar Jemalong A17 chromosome 4, MtrunA17r5.0-ANR, whole genome shotgun sequence genome includes a region encoding these proteins:
- the LOC25491727 gene encoding quinone oxidoreductase 1 has translation MSLRLSSLLFKHHNLLLHHSLLQKPTTPLTKIITSKSSSHITKSFSTSSEMVKAIRVHELGGPQVMKWEDVEIGEPKEGEVRVKNKAIGVNFIDVYFRKGVYNAPSSPFTPGMEAVGIVTAVGSGPTGIQVGDLVGYAGQPMGSYAEEQILPANKVVPIPSSIDPAVAASILLKGMTAQFLLRSCFKVEPSHTVLVHAAAGGVGSLLCQWANALGATVIGTVSNKEKAAQAKEDGCHHVIIYKEEDFVARVNEITSGGGVEVVYDSVGKDTFEGSLACLKLRGHMVSFGQSSGSPDPVPLSSLATKSLFLTRPTLFQYVVTRDELLRAAGEVFANVASGVLKVRVNHTYPLSEAVKAHEDLENRKTSGSVVLIP, from the exons ATGTCATTGCGTTTGTCATCATTGTTGTTCAAACACCACAACCTTCTTCTTCATCACTCTCTACTACAAAAACCAACAACCCCTTTGACCAAAATCAtcacttcaaaatcatcatcacacataacaaaatcattttcaacatCCTCAGAAATGGTGAAAGCTATTCGAGTTCATGAACTTGGTGGGCCACAG GTTATGAAATGGGAAGATGTTGAAATTGGTGAACCTAAAGAAGGAGAAGTTCGTGTGAAGAATAAAGCTATTGGTGttaattttattgatgtttATTTTCGTAAAGGGGTTTATAATGCTCCTTCTTCACCTTTTACTCCAG GTATGGAAGCTGTTGGCATTGTGACCGCAGTGGGTTCTGGACCCACTGGTATACAGGTTGGAGATCTTGTAGGTTACGCTGGTCAACCAATGGGCTCATATGCTGAAGAGCAGATTCTTCCTGCAAACAAAGTAGTTCCTATCCCTTCTTCCATTGACCCAGCTGTTGCAGCATCCATCTTGCTGAAGGGCATGACAGCGCAATTTTTGCTCCGAAGTTGCTTCAAG GTTGAACCCAGTCACACAGTTCTTGTCCATGCTGCAGCTGGTGGAGTTGGATCCTTATTGTGCCAATGGGCTAATGCTCTTGGTGCAACTGTTATAGGAACTGTGTCCAATAAAGAGAAAGCAGCTCAAGCCAAGGAGGATGGCTGCCATCATGTTATAATATATAAAGAAGAGGATTTTGTCGCCCGCGTCAATGAGATTACGTCAGGCGGTGGAGTTGAAGTTGTCTACGATTCCGTCGGAAAGGATACCTTTGAG GGATCTTTGGCATGCTTGAAGCTTAGAGGCCACATGGTCAGTTTCGGACAGTCATCCGGCTCGCCTGATCCAGTTCCATTGTCTTCCTTGGCTACAAAATCTCTGTTCTTGACAAGGCCTACCCTATTTCAATATGTTGTCACTCGCGACGAGCTCTTGAGGGCTGCTGGTGAGGTGTTTGCTAATGTTGCTTCTGGTGTCTTGAAAGTGAGAGTTAATCATACTTATCCATTGTCTGAGGCAGTTAAAGCACATGAAGACTTGGAAAATAGGAAGACCTCTGGATCTGTTGTGTTGATACCATAA
- the LOC11432860 gene encoding uncharacterized protein isoform X2 codes for MEPLDHQTSTSAGSFDSMLEELESAEENIRNRIIHLEAITSRARQRRGLPPSSSRIQVTNVIGETATAGDVQGEERREERNDAGQEEGIVESVKGGKRKSSHLIAKALGMEEIDNGKVEESSGNFFDCNICLDIARDPVLTCCGHLFCWPCFYQLSYAYSKAKECPVCKGEVTESGIIPIYGHGNGGGDCQMEMKEAGLRVPPRPKAPRVESIRQKLLTQGASSSSIVQSIRRFQNRIGGFGEQVQLESPTSTTPDRNNGLPVQSRTQTDNNEHGGSQQVSRLLEQGASSFSSLSSALNSAMDSAERLVQDLESYINGHNTGGSREQNPPAVTRNSTLGVAATNQSESRARDVDLTNSVAAAASVSPLSRNVDNVDNVAVTGSQIHTTDRNVQVSSLDPSSSRSRRGNRASRQVSNEPRRRRRLR; via the exons ATG GAGCCTTTGGATCATCAAACTAGTACGTCAGCGGGTTCATTTGATTCTATGTTGGAAGAACTTGAATCAGCCGAAGAAAATATACGAAACCGAATCATACACCTTGAAGCAATTACTTCGAGAGCGAGGCAGCGTCGGGGGTTGCCGCCGAGTTCCTCTCGGATTCAGGTAACCAATGTTATAGGAGAAACTGCAACAGCAGGTGATGTTCAAGGCGAAGAACGGAGGGAGGAGCGGAATGATGCTGGTCAGGAGGAAGGGATAGTTGAAAGTGTGAAAGGGGGGAAAAGGAAAAGTTCGCATTTGATAGCAAAAGCTCTAGGGATGGAAGAGATTGATAATGGTAAAGTGGAGGAGAGTAGTGGGAATTTCTTTGATTGTAATATTTGTTTGGATATTGCAAGAGATCCTGTTTTGACATGTTGTGGTCATTTGTTTTGTTGGCCGTGTTTCTATCAGTTATCGTATGCCTATTCAAAAGCGAAGGAATGTCCTGTTTGTAAAGGAGAGGTTACTGAATCGGGTATTATTCCAATATATGGGCATGGAAATGGCGGCGGTGATTGTCAGATGGAAATGAAAGAAGCCGGTTTAAGAGTTCCTCCTCGACCTAAGGCACCTAGAGTTGAGAGTATTAGACAGAAGTTGCTAACCCAAGGAgcatcttcttcttctattgTCCAAAGTATTCGGCGGTTTCAGAACCGAATTGGTGGATTTGGAGAGCAAGTTCAGTTAGAAAGCCCTACTAGTACCACACCTGATAGAAACAATGGTTTGCCTGTTCAGTCTCGCACGCAGACCGACAATAATGAACATGGTGGTTCTCAACAGGTTTCAAGGTTGCTAGAGCAAGGAGCTTCTTCGTTTTCGTCACTTTCATCAGCATTAAATTCTGCCATGGATTCTGCTGAAAGATTAGTCCAGGACCTTGAGTCATATATCAATGGTCACAATACAGGAGGAAGCAGAGAGCAAAATCCTCCTGCTGTTACTAGAAATTCAACTTTAGGTGTTGCTGCTACAAACCAGTCAGAGAGTCGTGCTCGAGATGTTGATCTGACCAATTCTGTAGCTGCCGCAGCTTCTGTTTCTCCTTTAAGTAGGAATGTTGATAATGTTGATAATGTTGCTGTTACAGGCTCACAAATTCATACAACTGATAGAAATGTACAGGTTAGTTCGCTAGACCCTTCTTCATCTAGAAGTAGAAGAGGAAATCGCGCTTCAAGACAAGTTTCAAATGaaccaagaagaagaagaagactgCGATGA
- the LOC11432860 gene encoding uncharacterized protein isoform X1 — protein sequence MELDLNQEPLDHQTSTSAGSFDSMLEELESAEENIRNRIIHLEAITSRARQRRGLPPSSSRIQVTNVIGETATAGDVQGEERREERNDAGQEEGIVESVKGGKRKSSHLIAKALGMEEIDNGKVEESSGNFFDCNICLDIARDPVLTCCGHLFCWPCFYQLSYAYSKAKECPVCKGEVTESGIIPIYGHGNGGGDCQMEMKEAGLRVPPRPKAPRVESIRQKLLTQGASSSSIVQSIRRFQNRIGGFGEQVQLESPTSTTPDRNNGLPVQSRTQTDNNEHGGSQQVSRLLEQGASSFSSLSSALNSAMDSAERLVQDLESYINGHNTGGSREQNPPAVTRNSTLGVAATNQSESRARDVDLTNSVAAAASVSPLSRNVDNVDNVAVTGSQIHTTDRNVQVSSLDPSSSRSRRGNRASRQVSNEPRRRRRLR from the coding sequence ATGGAGCTTGATTTGAATCAGGAGCCTTTGGATCATCAAACTAGTACGTCAGCGGGTTCATTTGATTCTATGTTGGAAGAACTTGAATCAGCCGAAGAAAATATACGAAACCGAATCATACACCTTGAAGCAATTACTTCGAGAGCGAGGCAGCGTCGGGGGTTGCCGCCGAGTTCCTCTCGGATTCAGGTAACCAATGTTATAGGAGAAACTGCAACAGCAGGTGATGTTCAAGGCGAAGAACGGAGGGAGGAGCGGAATGATGCTGGTCAGGAGGAAGGGATAGTTGAAAGTGTGAAAGGGGGGAAAAGGAAAAGTTCGCATTTGATAGCAAAAGCTCTAGGGATGGAAGAGATTGATAATGGTAAAGTGGAGGAGAGTAGTGGGAATTTCTTTGATTGTAATATTTGTTTGGATATTGCAAGAGATCCTGTTTTGACATGTTGTGGTCATTTGTTTTGTTGGCCGTGTTTCTATCAGTTATCGTATGCCTATTCAAAAGCGAAGGAATGTCCTGTTTGTAAAGGAGAGGTTACTGAATCGGGTATTATTCCAATATATGGGCATGGAAATGGCGGCGGTGATTGTCAGATGGAAATGAAAGAAGCCGGTTTAAGAGTTCCTCCTCGACCTAAGGCACCTAGAGTTGAGAGTATTAGACAGAAGTTGCTAACCCAAGGAgcatcttcttcttctattgTCCAAAGTATTCGGCGGTTTCAGAACCGAATTGGTGGATTTGGAGAGCAAGTTCAGTTAGAAAGCCCTACTAGTACCACACCTGATAGAAACAATGGTTTGCCTGTTCAGTCTCGCACGCAGACCGACAATAATGAACATGGTGGTTCTCAACAGGTTTCAAGGTTGCTAGAGCAAGGAGCTTCTTCGTTTTCGTCACTTTCATCAGCATTAAATTCTGCCATGGATTCTGCTGAAAGATTAGTCCAGGACCTTGAGTCATATATCAATGGTCACAATACAGGAGGAAGCAGAGAGCAAAATCCTCCTGCTGTTACTAGAAATTCAACTTTAGGTGTTGCTGCTACAAACCAGTCAGAGAGTCGTGCTCGAGATGTTGATCTGACCAATTCTGTAGCTGCCGCAGCTTCTGTTTCTCCTTTAAGTAGGAATGTTGATAATGTTGATAATGTTGCTGTTACAGGCTCACAAATTCATACAACTGATAGAAATGTACAGGTTAGTTCGCTAGACCCTTCTTCATCTAGAAGTAGAAGAGGAAATCGCGCTTCAAGACAAGTTTCAAATGaaccaagaagaagaagaagactgCGATGA